From Clostridia bacterium:
CCTCAAATTTAGGGAAAGAAAAGGCGGCTTAATTCTTTCCACTCCACACGCTCAAAATATTTTTCCGGATTAATCTTTTGAAAAAAAGCCTCAATTTCCCCTTCTTGATATTTTAAACCCACAAGCCCTTTTTCTAAAATGGTTAAATCTTCATTACTGAAAAAATCACCATAAAATTTACATTCTTTGATTTTACCGGCTTTAATTACTAAACCTACCTCAATTTCACCACAAGAAAAAC
This genomic window contains:
- a CDS encoding lipoate--protein ligase, translated to FSCGEIEVGLVIKAGKIKECKFYGDFFSNEDLTILEKGLVGLKYQEGEIEAFFQKINPEKYFERVEWKELSRLFFP